The following are encoded in a window of Methylicorpusculum oleiharenae genomic DNA:
- a CDS encoding ISAs1 family transposase, with translation MDIIVLTVCAVISGAEGWEDIADFGHNQLDWLRRFVPLKNGIPSHDCMGYVISRLSPKAFQECFISWTQSVNTQTEGELISVDGKTARGLRDRKNSKNPLHRVSAWSASNRVVLGQEATNEKSNEITAIPKLLALLEPKGCIVSIDAMGCQRDIAKPIGGDYVLGLKGNQGSLHEAVENYFTTAQAAGFKPIKYDYEEEVEHGHGRLETRRYWITDDLRTLPKTESWAGLRTIGMVEREYEEAGKQFKEKRFFINSIPPVAKTFAYAARGHWGIENILHWRMDVVLREGASRIRKGNAPSIMTSIRHLVLNLFQKSLQN, from the coding sequence ATGGACATCATAGTTTTAACCGTATGTGCCGTGATCAGTGGTGCTGAAGGCTGGGAAGATATAGCCGATTTCGGTCATAACCAATTAGATTGGCTCAGGCGTTTTGTTCCATTAAAAAACGGTATACCCTCTCATGACTGTATGGGGTATGTCATATCAAGGTTATCACCTAAAGCTTTCCAAGAGTGCTTTATCAGTTGGACACAAAGCGTGAACACCCAAACAGAGGGTGAGCTGATCAGTGTGGATGGCAAAACGGCGAGGGGATTGCGAGATCGTAAAAACAGCAAAAACCCGTTGCATAGGGTGAGTGCATGGAGCGCTTCAAACCGAGTGGTTTTAGGCCAGGAAGCGACAAATGAGAAGTCGAACGAAATTACCGCCATCCCCAAACTGTTGGCATTACTGGAGCCAAAAGGCTGCATCGTGAGCATTGACGCAATGGGCTGTCAACGGGACATTGCCAAACCGATCGGTGGCGATTATGTGTTGGGCCTGAAAGGTAATCAAGGCAGCCTGCATGAAGCCGTCGAGAATTATTTCACAACGGCTCAAGCGGCTGGTTTTAAACCAATAAAATATGATTATGAGGAGGAAGTGGAGCACGGCCACGGGCGCTTGGAAACTCGCCGCTACTGGATCACCGACGATTTGCGCACACTGCCGAAAACAGAATCCTGGGCAGGTTTACGGACTATCGGCATGGTTGAAAGAGAATACGAAGAAGCCGGTAAACAGTTTAAGGAAAAGCGTTTTTTCATCAACTCTATTCCGCCTGTTGCTAAAACATTTGCCTATGCGGCGCGGGGACACTGGGGGATTGAGAATATCCTGCATTGGCGTATGGATGTCGTGCTTCGAGAAGGTGCCAGCCGGATTCGCAAGGGAAACGCTCCAAGTATTATGACGAGTATCCGACATCTCGTTTTGAATCTGTTCCAAAAGAGCCTTCAAAACTAA
- a CDS encoding YhaN family protein: MRFNRLDLIKYGKFSDRSVMFPVAKQDFHLIVGPNEAGKSTLRSAIVDLLFGIPPRSQLSFLHPLNELRLGASISNASGSLDFHRAKALKQTLRSPQDVVLPDTALTPFLDGADRHFYDQMFGLDHTRLVSGGNSILNAENDVGQILFQSAAGVASLGKIRDALIAEADKLWAPRKANNREYYIAADQLDKATTALKEATVRTKVWVDANSKVESLQEALSHERERHQQLQSQRNRLERIRRLAPFLMTLRDNEHKLAELGEVIELPVDAAATLATAERELAIALERLELRNDEVEKITEALSNIDVDEVVLELAADISKLDNLRLQYSAYERDIANRKNEIAVLWQAVGQACNQLSWAKDSESAIAQRLPTLLVRRELRQLVRDRGGIIQTLRAAEQAEKTKCSEIETLSKQLAELQMGEVKPALRAALANTKSFGDTELALQMRQATLTKTKSALDNLLLELGQWQKPLPELIALQPPSQEKVNRLIQERQSLIADRKAELLRLKNQTAEVARIELQIAQFKALHHPMTLAAVIEARTERDTSWEAIKTGEIDLQREGHTFEEKMTHADQVADKRLDDVEEATELQSLNQLLEREQQSLSMIEHQCAQWEAKLHVFDDRWGQEALSMGLNGMPLEDMGAWIIRREKALSAGIAYQDAQDEFDSFSRLVAQSRLNLVKALQETRLPVVETDSLSVLCIQAEDYIHATDSAKIRHETLSAQLLTAQSLATTLRQATENAKAEESRWSKAWSTTLAKTGLPPDSDIGTTEGALELIEQIAEKLEKMRQIQVERIDTMNADLKEFSIEGNRLAQIIAAELKDQPAEQIAQTLANRLDRARESFTESSRLKEALRIANSQVLEAKESSQTAMASLKPLMEKAGVDTTALLNEAIGRSDEQRRLNAALAEAKAALLSGGDGLIREQLEAEIDAANLVQLAAELTRINDEIADAVQQQTTLSADRANALGVLSEIGGSDAATQAEAQRQEALAQMSDVAERYVKVFTAGRLLRWSIDRYREEKQGPLLQRAGAIFSTLTSGSFTKLILDFEREPMVLEGLRSDGTLVGISGMSDGTRDQLYLALRLAALEMHLEQAMPLPFIADDLFINYDDVRSKAGFEALKALSEQTQVIFLSHHDHLIPTVHEVFGKQVNVVLL, translated from the coding sequence ATGCGATTCAACCGCTTGGACTTAATCAAATACGGCAAATTCTCTGACCGCTCGGTTATGTTTCCAGTAGCCAAACAGGACTTTCATCTAATTGTCGGGCCTAATGAGGCCGGCAAGTCGACATTGCGGTCCGCCATTGTTGATTTGTTGTTCGGCATCCCGCCGCGTTCTCAGCTCAGTTTTTTACATCCGCTTAATGAACTACGTTTGGGTGCCTCCATCAGCAATGCCTCAGGTTCGTTAGACTTTCACCGGGCAAAGGCTCTAAAACAAACCCTACGTTCACCACAGGATGTCGTCTTGCCCGATACTGCGCTGACACCGTTCTTAGATGGTGCGGATAGACATTTCTATGATCAAATGTTTGGTCTTGACCATACGCGCTTGGTGTCCGGAGGCAATAGCATCCTCAATGCCGAGAACGACGTCGGCCAGATCCTGTTTCAGTCGGCGGCGGGTGTTGCCAGTCTCGGTAAAATTCGTGATGCGCTGATCGCCGAGGCGGATAAGCTTTGGGCACCCCGAAAAGCCAATAACCGAGAGTATTACATCGCCGCAGATCAGCTCGACAAGGCGACCACCGCGTTAAAGGAAGCCACTGTCCGCACCAAAGTCTGGGTAGACGCCAATAGTAAGGTCGAATCTCTGCAAGAAGCGCTCAGTCATGAGCGCGAACGACATCAGCAACTCCAAAGCCAGCGTAATCGGCTTGAGCGCATTCGAAGGCTCGCCCCGTTTTTGATGACCCTGAGGGATAACGAACATAAACTCGCTGAACTGGGTGAAGTGATAGAACTGCCTGTCGACGCCGCTGCTACGCTCGCAACTGCAGAACGCGAGCTGGCTATCGCCCTTGAACGCCTAGAACTGCGCAATGATGAGGTTGAAAAAATCACTGAAGCGTTATCCAACATCGATGTGGACGAAGTCGTACTTGAACTGGCTGCCGACATCAGCAAACTCGATAACCTTCGCCTTCAATACAGCGCCTATGAGCGCGATATCGCCAATCGAAAAAATGAAATAGCCGTGCTTTGGCAAGCGGTGGGTCAAGCCTGCAACCAGTTGAGTTGGGCCAAAGACTCTGAGAGTGCAATTGCCCAACGTCTACCAACACTGCTGGTCCGGCGCGAACTCAGGCAACTGGTCCGCGACCGCGGCGGCATTATTCAAACCCTACGGGCAGCAGAACAGGCAGAAAAAACCAAGTGTTCTGAAATCGAAACACTATCAAAGCAGTTGGCTGAGTTGCAGATGGGCGAGGTCAAACCCGCGCTACGTGCAGCATTAGCCAACACCAAATCATTCGGTGACACCGAATTAGCCCTCCAAATGCGCCAAGCTACGCTGACCAAGACGAAGTCAGCGTTGGACAATCTATTGTTGGAGTTGGGGCAATGGCAAAAGCCTTTGCCTGAGTTAATCGCATTGCAGCCGCCTAGCCAAGAAAAAGTAAACCGATTGATCCAAGAGCGGCAATCCCTAATTGCTGACCGGAAAGCTGAATTATTAAGGCTAAAAAATCAAACAGCTGAGGTTGCCAGAATTGAACTACAAATTGCCCAGTTTAAAGCGCTCCATCATCCTATGACACTAGCGGCGGTGATTGAAGCGCGGACTGAACGAGATACGTCTTGGGAAGCGATAAAAACCGGTGAAATTGATCTGCAGCGAGAGGGACACACGTTTGAAGAGAAGATGACCCATGCCGACCAAGTTGCCGATAAGCGACTCGACGATGTCGAAGAAGCAACCGAACTCCAAAGCTTGAATCAGCTGCTTGAACGGGAGCAGCAGAGCCTATCGATGATTGAACACCAATGTGCACAATGGGAAGCAAAGCTTCACGTGTTCGATGACCGATGGGGGCAGGAAGCACTGTCAATGGGTTTAAACGGCATGCCCTTAGAAGACATGGGGGCCTGGATTATTAGACGGGAAAAGGCGCTGTCTGCTGGTATTGCATATCAAGATGCACAGGATGAATTTGATTCATTTAGCCGTTTAGTTGCACAGTCCCGACTCAATCTCGTCAAGGCGTTACAAGAAACGCGGCTTCCTGTGGTCGAGACGGATAGCTTGTCTGTCCTGTGCATTCAGGCCGAAGACTATATCCACGCCACCGACAGCGCCAAAATTCGGCACGAAACTTTATCGGCTCAATTGCTTACCGCGCAGTCACTGGCGACGACGTTAAGGCAAGCCACTGAGAATGCGAAAGCTGAGGAAAGCCGCTGGTCTAAAGCTTGGTCAACAACTCTGGCTAAAACGGGGTTGCCTCCTGACAGCGATATTGGCACGACTGAAGGTGCTCTTGAGCTCATCGAGCAAATAGCTGAAAAGTTAGAAAAGATGCGGCAGATTCAAGTCGAGCGCATCGACACCATGAATGCTGACCTAAAGGAGTTTTCTATTGAAGGGAATCGACTCGCGCAAATCATTGCCGCTGAGCTCAAAGATCAGCCAGCCGAGCAAATTGCTCAAACGTTAGCCAATCGTTTAGATCGAGCCCGCGAGTCTTTTACTGAAAGCAGTCGGCTTAAAGAAGCCCTGCGAATTGCAAACAGTCAGGTCTTGGAAGCCAAGGAATCAAGTCAAACCGCAATGGCGAGTTTGAAGCCGCTCATGGAAAAAGCGGGGGTCGACACCACGGCTTTGTTGAATGAAGCAATTGGCCGATCTGACGAGCAACGCCGCCTAAATGCCGCGCTGGCAGAGGCTAAGGCAGCTCTTCTCAGTGGGGGGGATGGTCTTATACGGGAACAACTCGAGGCTGAGATTGATGCAGCCAACCTGGTTCAGCTTGCCGCTGAACTCACACGCATCAACGATGAAATTGCTGATGCAGTGCAGCAGCAAACAACTCTTTCGGCTGACCGTGCAAATGCCTTGGGGGTTCTGTCCGAAATCGGTGGATCAGACGCGGCAACACAGGCGGAGGCCCAACGCCAAGAAGCGCTTGCGCAAATGTCGGATGTTGCAGAACGCTATGTAAAAGTTTTCACCGCCGGCCGCTTGCTCCGTTGGTCTATAGACCGCTATCGAGAAGAAAAGCAGGGACCCCTGTTGCAACGAGCGGGTGCTATCTTTTCGACATTAACGTCCGGATCATTTACCAAGCTGATTCTTGATTTTGAGCGGGAGCCCATGGTCCTAGAGGGGCTTCGCTCCGATGGCACGCTGGTTGGTATTTCTGGCATGAGTGACGGCACACGAGATCAGCTTTACTTGGCACTTCGACTAGCGGCCCTGGAAATGCACTTGGAGCAGGCCATGCCATTGCCCTTCATCGCAGACGATCTATTTATCAACTACGATGATGTCCGATCAAAAGCGGGGTTTGAAGCACTTAAGGCATTATCCGAACAAACCCAAGTTATTTTTCTTAGTCACCATGACCACTTGATCCCAACAGTTCATGAGGTTTTTGGTAAACAAGTGAACGTTGTACTCTTGTGA
- a CDS encoding metallophosphoesterase family protein yields the protein MKFIHAADIHLDSPLTGLSAYADAPVEMLRTATRDAFTNLVTEAIEQAVDFMVIAGDLYDGTWKDHNTGIYFCREMGRLKKAGIPVYLLFGNHDAESEMTKKLQLPDNVFAFDTRRPNTFHLADLKVALHGRSFKEKETLENLVTGYPAPLPGMFNIGVLHTALEGNAAHASYAPCSLNELHAKGYHYWALGHVHEHQIWEGASTVVFPGNLQGRHIRETGPRGAVIVTADEHGIHDIQRLFVDVLRWVSLEVDATECKTLSEVVTHIGKALDERVESSSSTIPLAVRVTVTGKTAAHGDLFGLEPQLRAEVLALAVTLGTERLWIEKVKVATASADDGEALRARADALSDLQDLLQAAESDADFLKSLQDDLLGLVNKAPLELQTSVPYFKAIRSGELVDLVREVRPGLLSHLAKVE from the coding sequence GTGAAATTCATCCATGCGGCAGACATACACTTGGATAGTCCGTTAACCGGATTAAGTGCATACGCTGATGCCCCGGTGGAGATGCTCCGCACGGCGACTCGCGATGCGTTTACCAACCTGGTGACTGAAGCGATTGAGCAAGCGGTTGACTTCATGGTGATTGCCGGCGACCTCTACGATGGTACCTGGAAGGATCACAACACCGGCATTTATTTCTGTAGAGAAATGGGCCGTCTTAAAAAAGCGGGCATTCCGGTTTATCTGCTGTTCGGCAACCACGATGCCGAAAGTGAAATGACCAAGAAACTGCAATTGCCTGACAATGTCTTTGCCTTCGACACCCGAAGACCCAATACTTTTCATCTGGCAGACCTAAAGGTTGCCCTGCATGGCCGCAGCTTTAAGGAAAAAGAGACCCTGGAGAATCTAGTGACTGGCTATCCGGCTCCACTGCCAGGCATGTTCAATATTGGCGTGCTGCATACCGCGCTTGAGGGCAATGCAGCGCATGCATCTTATGCCCCGTGCAGTTTGAATGAACTTCATGCCAAGGGCTACCATTACTGGGCATTGGGCCATGTTCACGAGCATCAAATATGGGAAGGTGCCTCGACAGTGGTTTTTCCTGGCAACCTCCAAGGTCGTCATATCCGGGAGACCGGACCGCGTGGAGCGGTTATTGTCACTGCAGATGAGCACGGCATTCATGATATTCAGCGCCTTTTCGTCGATGTTCTGCGCTGGGTCAGTCTTGAAGTTGATGCTACCGAGTGCAAAACGCTATCGGAAGTCGTGACCCACATTGGCAAAGCGCTCGACGAACGGGTAGAAAGCAGCTCGTCGACCATTCCCCTAGCGGTTAGAGTCACCGTCACCGGTAAAACGGCTGCGCACGGTGATCTTTTCGGACTGGAACCGCAACTTCGCGCCGAAGTCTTGGCTTTGGCAGTCACCCTGGGGACGGAGCGACTTTGGATTGAAAAGGTCAAGGTGGCGACTGCTTCGGCAGATGACGGTGAGGCGCTGCGAGCACGAGCCGATGCCTTATCCGATTTGCAGGATCTACTTCAGGCGGCTGAATCAGACGCTGATTTCCTTAAGAGCCTGCAAGACGATCTTTTAGGGCTCGTCAATAAAGCTCCCTTAGAGTTGCAAACCTCAGTCCCTTATTTTAAAGCCATCCGTTCAGGCGAGTTAGTGGACTTGGTTCGCGAAGTCCGTCCGGGACTGCTGTCTCATTTAGCCAAGGTAGAGTGA
- the brxL gene encoding BREX system Lon protease-like protein BrxL, with product MTPLDKKINTHFPGLVVRKDLVKTVKGNAIVPSYVLEYLLGQYCATSDEATIQTGIETVKEILRKHYVHRNEAGLVRSTIKEKGRYKVIDKVCVDLNDKANVYEATFENLGLKKVLIDSGTIKKHPKLLVGGVWCICDLEYDFTEDQNASPWILSSLKPIQLSHFDYESYIEARKQFTTEEWIDVLLQSIGLNPEVFGRRSKLIQLVRLIPFCERNYNLLELGPKGTGKSHIYSEFSPHATLVSGGEATLAKLFINNTTGKIGLVGYWDVVAMDEFAGSNKKPDIKLIDTLKNYMANKSFNRGTGPQGAEASMVYIGNTSHNVAFMLKHENLFMDLPETYRNSDGQAILDRMHWFLPGWEMENLRSEMFSDGYGFVVDYLAEVLRSLRNHDYADRYAEHFSLSSDISTRDRDGINKTFSGLMKILFPHGGASTDEIEELLKFAIEGRKRVKDQLMRIDQTYAKVNFAYLNSSQHLYQVTTLEEQEYPHYYHRSVGDGSDEEELIQSEIPTSPVEYPSISPRDIPEPVLKEKHLTFQENQKGISFDFLFGPYLAGANKITITDPYIRLFYQLRNFMEFLETIVRHKSDDAEVEVHLITTEDDFKGEQQRESLDKIAESCSAVGIHFTWAFDETGTIHARHILTDHGWKISLDRGLDIFQNYETKEAFTFTNRMQQYRACKAFEVTFIRCEETRPVRESHG from the coding sequence ATGACTCCCCTAGATAAGAAAATCAATACCCATTTCCCAGGACTTGTCGTTCGAAAAGATCTCGTCAAGACCGTTAAGGGGAATGCGATCGTTCCCTCTTACGTGTTGGAATATTTGCTCGGCCAGTATTGCGCGACCAGTGACGAGGCGACGATTCAGACGGGCATCGAGACGGTCAAGGAGATCCTTCGCAAGCATTATGTCCATCGCAATGAAGCGGGCCTAGTGCGATCGACCATTAAGGAGAAAGGTCGCTACAAAGTGATCGATAAAGTCTGTGTTGACTTAAACGACAAGGCAAACGTTTACGAAGCAACCTTTGAAAACTTGGGCTTAAAAAAGGTCTTGATCGATTCAGGAACCATAAAGAAGCATCCTAAATTGTTAGTCGGTGGTGTTTGGTGCATTTGCGACCTTGAATATGATTTTACGGAAGATCAAAACGCATCGCCGTGGATATTGTCATCGTTAAAGCCCATTCAGCTTTCCCATTTCGACTATGAAAGCTATATCGAAGCGAGAAAACAGTTTACGACAGAAGAATGGATTGATGTTCTGCTCCAGAGCATTGGTTTAAATCCGGAAGTCTTTGGTCGCAGAAGTAAGCTAATCCAGCTTGTCCGCTTAATCCCATTTTGCGAACGAAATTACAACTTATTGGAACTGGGTCCCAAAGGGACGGGTAAGTCTCATATTTATTCAGAGTTTTCGCCTCATGCCACCTTAGTTTCTGGTGGCGAGGCAACACTGGCAAAACTGTTTATCAATAATACGACCGGCAAAATCGGATTGGTCGGTTATTGGGATGTTGTTGCCATGGATGAGTTTGCCGGAAGCAACAAAAAGCCGGACATTAAGCTGATCGATACGCTGAAAAATTATATGGCTAATAAGTCATTTAATCGGGGTACGGGGCCGCAAGGCGCCGAAGCATCCATGGTCTATATCGGCAACACTTCGCATAACGTTGCCTTCATGCTGAAGCACGAAAACCTTTTCATGGATTTGCCGGAGACTTACCGAAATTCTGATGGTCAGGCCATTCTGGACCGGATGCACTGGTTTCTTCCCGGCTGGGAAATGGAAAATTTGCGTAGCGAGATGTTTTCGGATGGTTATGGTTTCGTCGTGGATTATCTCGCCGAAGTTTTACGCTCTCTACGTAATCACGATTATGCAGATCGCTACGCAGAGCATTTCTCACTTTCGTCTGATATTTCGACACGTGACCGGGACGGTATCAATAAAACGTTTTCCGGCCTGATGAAAATCTTGTTTCCACATGGAGGAGCTTCCACAGACGAAATTGAAGAACTGCTGAAATTTGCAATTGAAGGTCGAAAACGCGTCAAGGACCAATTGATGCGGATCGATCAGACCTATGCCAAGGTCAATTTTGCCTATCTGAATTCCTCGCAGCATTTGTATCAAGTCACGACACTGGAAGAACAAGAATACCCGCATTATTATCATCGTTCTGTTGGTGACGGCAGTGACGAGGAGGAATTGATTCAATCAGAAATTCCCACGTCACCGGTTGAATACCCTTCGATATCGCCTCGGGATATTCCCGAGCCAGTCTTGAAAGAAAAACACCTAACATTTCAGGAAAACCAGAAAGGGATTTCATTTGATTTTTTGTTTGGGCCCTATCTGGCGGGCGCTAACAAAATCACTATCACTGATCCTTATATACGGTTGTTTTATCAGCTTCGTAATTTTATGGAGTTTCTTGAAACAATCGTCAGGCATAAATCTGACGATGCTGAAGTTGAAGTTCATTTGATTACGACTGAGGATGACTTTAAGGGCGAGCAGCAGCGGGAAAGTCTGGATAAAATCGCCGAATCTTGTAGCGCGGTCGGCATCCATTTCACATGGGCATTTGACGAAACCGGGACGATTCATGCCCGACACATTTTGACCGATCACGGTTGGAAAATTTCGTTAGACCGTGGTTTGGATATTTTTCAGAACTACGAAACGAAGGAAGCGTTTACCTTTACCAATCGCATGCAGCAATATCGGGCTTGTAAGGCGTTTGAGGTGACGTTTATTAGGTGCGAAGAAACAAGACCAGTGAGAGAGTCACATGGGTAA
- a CDS encoding four helix bundle protein yields the protein MKFEDLVVWRRSARLSAELYKSFTDCKDFGFRDQITRSGLSIPSNIAEGSERNSKKDFIRFLHYAKGSCGELKTQIYIGIDIEYIEPIQGKSWLNETRELSAMLVGLISSIEKQLITEG from the coding sequence ATGAAATTTGAGGATTTAGTAGTTTGGAGACGATCAGCGCGGCTTTCGGCAGAATTGTACAAATCATTTACTGATTGCAAGGATTTTGGTTTTAGGGATCAGATTACGCGGTCTGGCTTATCTATTCCTAGCAATATTGCTGAGGGATCAGAAAGAAATTCAAAAAAGGATTTCATCCGGTTTTTGCACTATGCAAAAGGTTCATGTGGTGAGCTTAAAACTCAAATTTATATCGGAATCGACATCGAATACATCGAACCCATTCAAGGAAAATCTTGGCTGAATGAAACCCGCGAACTGTCTGCTATGTTGGTTGGATTAATCAGTTCGATAGAAAAACAACTGATAACTGAAGGCTGA
- the pglZ gene encoding BREX-1 system phosphatase PglZ type A: MSENKIALALERLFDKHRIVFWYDAKQELRNDFESLALPGVEKLELLNNEYEIKYRILREQPEQKFLLYREGPQPVDLDNWLLDVQLAHGEFRTDQAALWLSELELGFQFVDLVQTHAEFFQAIKRREALKKWLKPDDTNGLIRVKMLAVCAGCEARIDAVIENLFQELADGRNDKSKLIERCGLDAFLWEQLLRIYDYHSPEKSLKDFLIKLFHDCYEMELEPGKYADLRKQVHGSENLPSRMSQDIQVFIKRWKDSRQFETGFEKLSAEVAELLGIEQDLAKRDFRQLIELDYFRLIDQKIISDLVKVVVERTVSGGDVALWVRRRRQGHWYREFRHLYEAIDYAAQFINTLGEANLTMDGLVDGVQRYSRFWYQLDQLYRKFTFHVRMSGQASLMSILTEQIENLYTNNYLLKINDCFQACVDEVQVWNARPITLQRNFFEHWVRPFLRKDNKVCVIISDAMRYEIGDELLSLIRQEDRYSAEIEVALAMLPSYTQLGMAALLPNKTLAITDNDTGTVLVDGQSSQGTASRNKILQAALKGRGQAVTAEDFMSMNRDDARELLKANDVVYIYHNRIDHTSDKMHSEGQAFEAAEQTLDDLVRLVKKLAAANANNLLITADHGFIYQHRVLDESDFSSVEAEGAHILYRDRRFVLGKGLTLSPALHTFSPAQLGLEGNIEVQIPKSINRLRLKGSGSRFVHGGASLQEVVIPVLKINKKRQSDVTSVEVEILRGASSVITAGQLAVTLYQSGPVTDKIQPRILRAGIYTEAGDLISDSHELTFDLSSENPRERELQIRFVLTRKADDANGQEVILKLEEKHAGTSHYKEYKSLRYVMRRSFTSDFDF, encoded by the coding sequence ATGAGTGAAAACAAGATTGCGCTCGCATTGGAGCGTTTGTTTGATAAGCATCGGATTGTGTTTTGGTACGATGCCAAGCAGGAATTACGCAACGATTTTGAGTCCCTAGCATTACCCGGCGTTGAGAAGCTTGAACTACTCAACAATGAGTACGAAATCAAATACCGGATATTGCGCGAGCAGCCTGAACAAAAATTCCTGCTGTATCGGGAGGGTCCGCAACCGGTCGACTTAGACAATTGGCTACTGGATGTGCAGTTGGCTCACGGTGAGTTTCGTACCGATCAAGCGGCATTGTGGCTGTCCGAGCTGGAACTTGGCTTCCAGTTTGTCGATTTGGTCCAAACGCATGCCGAATTCTTTCAAGCCATTAAGCGTAGAGAGGCCCTCAAAAAGTGGCTGAAGCCTGACGACACCAATGGGCTGATTCGCGTGAAAATGCTAGCGGTCTGTGCGGGCTGCGAGGCGCGCATAGACGCCGTCATTGAAAACTTATTTCAGGAATTGGCGGATGGCCGCAACGATAAAAGCAAACTGATCGAACGCTGTGGACTGGATGCTTTTTTGTGGGAACAGTTGTTAAGAATCTACGATTACCATTCTCCAGAGAAAAGTCTTAAAGATTTTCTGATCAAGCTGTTTCATGACTGCTACGAAATGGAACTTGAACCCGGAAAATACGCCGACCTGAGAAAACAAGTCCACGGGAGTGAGAACTTACCTTCACGGATGTCTCAAGACATACAGGTTTTTATCAAACGCTGGAAAGATAGCCGACAATTTGAAACGGGGTTTGAAAAACTTTCTGCTGAAGTAGCTGAATTGCTCGGGATTGAGCAGGATCTTGCCAAGCGGGATTTTCGGCAGCTGATCGAGCTGGATTACTTTCGCCTCATCGACCAAAAAATTATCAGTGATCTGGTAAAAGTGGTGGTTGAACGGACCGTTTCCGGGGGGGATGTGGCGTTATGGGTGCGTCGGCGTCGGCAGGGACACTGGTACAGAGAGTTTCGGCATTTATACGAAGCAATCGATTACGCCGCGCAATTTATCAATACACTCGGAGAAGCCAATCTTACGATGGATGGTCTGGTGGACGGTGTGCAACGTTACAGCCGCTTTTGGTACCAACTAGATCAACTTTACCGTAAGTTCACCTTTCATGTGCGGATGTCAGGTCAAGCGTCGCTGATGAGCATCCTGACTGAACAAATCGAAAATCTTTACACCAATAATTATTTGCTGAAGATCAACGATTGCTTTCAGGCCTGTGTCGATGAGGTCCAGGTTTGGAACGCCCGCCCGATTACTTTGCAACGAAATTTCTTCGAACACTGGGTACGGCCGTTTTTGCGGAAGGATAACAAGGTTTGCGTGATCATTTCCGACGCCATGCGTTATGAAATTGGCGATGAACTGCTCAGTCTTATCCGTCAGGAAGACCGCTATAGCGCAGAGATTGAGGTCGCATTAGCTATGCTGCCGAGTTACACCCAATTGGGTATGGCAGCGCTGTTACCCAATAAAACGCTAGCGATTACCGACAATGATACCGGCACGGTGCTGGTCGATGGTCAAAGTTCCCAAGGGACGGCCAGTCGTAACAAGATTTTGCAGGCCGCACTCAAAGGTCGAGGACAGGCTGTAACCGCTGAAGACTTTATGTCCATGAACCGTGATGATGCACGCGAGCTACTCAAGGCTAACGATGTGGTATACATCTACCACAATCGGATTGATCACACCAGCGATAAGATGCATTCCGAAGGGCAGGCATTTGAAGCCGCAGAGCAAACGCTTGATGATCTGGTTCGTTTGGTGAAAAAACTTGCCGCGGCCAACGCCAATAATTTACTGATCACTGCCGACCATGGATTCATTTATCAGCACCGTGTACTGGATGAAAGTGACTTTTCCAGCGTCGAGGCCGAGGGTGCCCATATTCTTTACCGTGATCGTCGCTTTGTATTGGGCAAGGGGCTCACGTTATCACCGGCACTACACACGTTCTCACCCGCACAATTAGGCTTGGAAGGTAATATTGAGGTTCAGATACCCAAGTCGATCAATCGCTTACGCCTTAAAGGCTCAGGGAGCCGCTTCGTACACGGCGGAGCATCCTTGCAGGAAGTTGTTATTCCAGTGCTAAAGATCAACAAAAAACGCCAGAGCGATGTCACTAGCGTTGAGGTTGAAATCTTGCGTGGAGCCAGTTCGGTTATTACCGCTGGCCAATTGGCGGTAACGCTCTATCAGTCGGGCCCCGTTACCGACAAAATCCAGCCCAGAATCCTACGTGCAGGCATTTACACTGAGGCAGGAGATTTAATATCCGATAGCCATGAACTGACCTTCGACCTTAGCTCGGAGAACCCACGAGAAAGAGAACTGCAAATACGCTTTGTACTTACGCGTAAAGCCGATGATGCCAATGGCCAGGAAGTCATTCTTAAGCTGGAAGAAAAGCATGCCGGCACTTCACATTACAAAGAATATAAATCGCTTCGCTATGTGATGAGACGTTCGTTTACCAGCGATTTTGATTTTTGA